TGTAGCATCCCTTCAACAAAGGGCTGGCTTGAGTCCGGGAGACCGCTTCGAACCCCCGACCTTGAAGCCCTATCCCCTGCCATCACCAGCCCTCGACACGAAGAATCCGTCTCTACCGGAATCCCGGACTCGACCGGACAAGGAGTTGTCAAATCCTTCTTTCCGCGCATAACCATATGATATTCTTCACGATTTTCATTCAAAATTGATAAATTTTACTATTTCAATATAATATGGATCGCCCTCAAGTTCAAGATGTCCTCAGCGATAGGTCATAGGCACCTTCACTACCCGGCTCCCCACCGGATGTATCAAAACCGGCGTGGTTCTCTCCTTTCCCTTGATTTATATTATCGGGATCTGGTAGCCTCCCCCGTCACGACCTTTAAACCCAAATCTTGTATAAACAATCTTGAAGCCGTTAAAAATGTAAACTACTTTCGGCTGAAGCCGATAGCTTCAGGGGCCAAGGGGTCGAGGGTTCAAGGGGCCAAGTGAATATCATTTTTCCTCGAATCCCGATTTCTAACTCGACCTCTGGACCCCTTGAACCCTAATCAAAAAAACGATCGAACTAAAACCTTCGCCTGAAGGCCGAAGGTTCTCCCATTCCCAGAACGGGACATTAAAGGCCTCCCGTTCAATAGGGGCTACAGCGGTATTATTCCGCCGAAGGGAAAAAAGATGGATGAATTGGGAAAATTTTCTCCGGAGATCAAACACATCTTAGCCCGGGGAATCAAGGCCTCATGGCCCATTTGCCTCGGGTACATCCCCATCGGGTTGGCCTTCGGCGTGCTGGCCCAGAAGGCAGGCTTGAGCCCCCTGGAAATCGGGCTCATGTCTCTATTCGTTTTTGCCGGGAGTTCTCAGTTCATCGCAGTTTCGATGATGGGCTCCGGGGCGGGGTTTTTGGCCATAGTTCTTACGACCTTTTCCGTAAACCTGAGGCATCTCCTCATGAGTTCCTCTTTAGCCCGGTATTTAGGGCATCCCGGAAGACGTTGGGTTTCCCTTTTCGCATACGGAGTGACGGATGAGAGCTTTGCCGTAAATCTCACGAAGTTCCTTGAAGGGGATTGGCACTGGCGTGAAGCACTGGTCCTCAATCACACGGCGAACCTTGCCTGGATAGGCAGCACCGTTCTGGGGGGAGTCGGGGGTCGATTCATTCCCGAAGGGGCCTTCGGCATCGACTATGCCCTGACTGCCATGTTCCTCTGCCTCCTTGTTTTTCAACTCAGGGGCAAACTTTTTGTTCTGACGGCCATACTCTCAGGCGTCTTCTCCGTGGTCCTGGCTCTCCGAATCCCGGGAAATTCCCACATAGTAATCGCGTCCATGCTTTCCGCTGCCCTTGGGGTCCTTTTAAAGCGAGGGCACCTTAGGATAAGGAAA
The genomic region above belongs to Deltaproteobacteria bacterium and contains:
- a CDS encoding AzlC family ABC transporter permease, which encodes MDELGKFSPEIKHILARGIKASWPICLGYIPIGLAFGVLAQKAGLSPLEIGLMSLFVFAGSSQFIAVSMMGSGAGFLAIVLTTFSVNLRHLLMSSSLARYLGHPGRRWVSLFAYGVTDESFAVNLTKFLEGDWHWREALVLNHTANLAWIGSTVLGGVGGRFIPEGAFGIDYALTAMFLCLLVFQLRGKLFVLTAILSGVFSVVLALRIPGNSHIVIASMLSAALGVLLKRGHLRIRKSQSKAGAASVSNCTHSERDRYEK